gatgccttgatatgtttgctaagtgatttcagatttaggaggcaaagattggatcaagggaatgaagaaaaagcatgtaaagttggagaactcatgaagaaatgaaagaaccggaaagctgtcaagccgacctcttcacacttaaatgaccataacttgagctacaaaggtccaaatgatgcggttccagttgggttggaaagctaacatccggggcttcgaaacgatataagatttgccatagttgctacacgtatggtggcgcgcacgcgcataatacgcgcacgcgccgttggtgcacgtggttcacttcatgcaaactcgtggctagcgaatttacaagccttgtgggcccaatccagcTCATTTCTGAtcctatttaagccaaggattgaagagggatggacatgttagttaccattagtttagtttagtagttagaattagtttctagagagagaagctctcacttctctctagaattaggattaggattaggattagtttttagatctaggttttaatctttgctttcttctacttctacatctcaattccttgttgttagattcattctccttccattcttttattgtaatttcctttatgttgttcttatattttgttgtagatctagtattgttccttctacattcttctaattcaataagaggtaattcatactAAATGtgtcttctttacttttctattgttgatctcttgtttttgtagttgtagattcctttaattcttgcatttaataatgtttacttctattgcactctatgtgtttgttgaaatgtctcttatagatatagtgtagattttgttcctcctggcctaggtagagtaattagtgacacttgagctatctaattcctttgttgattgataattggagagattgctaattgatttgaatgcctctaaagctagtctttcctttaggagttgattaggatttgaggaatcaaattgattcatccacttgactttcctccatggttagaggttaactaagtgggagcaatggacaatttgtcatcacaattgaggaggataattaggataggacttctagttctcatatcttgccaagagctttgctagttgttagtttattttctttgccatttatatttcttgtctaaaatcttaaaaaccccaaatataactcacaaccaataacaagacacttcattacaattcctagggagaacgacccgaggtttgaatacttcggtttataaaattaggggtttgttacttgtgacaaacaatcttttgtatgagaggattattgttggtttagaaactatactttcaacgagaattcatttgtgaaattctataccatcaaaaatccattcgtcagCCCTCTTCTCATCGTTCCTCCTCTCTTCGCCATCGCACGAAGGTCTGCGTTGAGCTCATGGTGTCACTGTCGCGAAGGGTTGCTCGATCGTTGTCTCTTTGAGCTATTTTGGTCCAAGCTCAACGTCTCTTTTCGAGCTTTCTCTGGTCATTGCTGCTTCTCCGTTCCTCGCTGAACATCGTTTTTGCTTCTCTGCTTGTCGCCGTTTTTGGTTGTCGCCCCTTTCCTTCTCCTCTGATTTTAGGTAACTCTGTCTCACAGTCTCATCGCGAGCTCACCTTGTCTCACACTTTTCGAGCTCATTCTGTCATCGTCGTTCATCTCTCACCATTTCTTCGGTAAGctaatactttttcagttttatcttttttcccaattaatttttaagattcTGAGTTGAGTTTATGTTCTGAGTTTagaattgaattatttatttaatttgttgaataCTGATATGATTctgaattcaatttaatttggattctgaatttagaattgaattcaatttagtttttgttgttgatgtattttcagtttaatttaaatttaggaATCAAAACCATGGTGctgattaattaattagaatctAAAAACTAAATATGATTATATGCTTTGACTCTTATATTCAGCAGGTTTAAGAATTTGTAATTGAATTGGAATTTATTTTGTGTTAGGATTATATGATTTTTGGTTTGAGGATCTATACTATTCAATCCTTTATGTGAAATGAAATGGTGCTATTATTAGAAGTTATTGATTACTTGATTAGTAGAAgttatttttgaactttttttttattttgaattttttgttgctAATGTGATCGGTATTATTGCGGATTACTTGATTTGAACTAAGAAATTAATTAgaaatttgttattttgtaaatttttaatgataaattatgGACATTGTGAAACTTTAATTAGTTTAGAAATTATTGAGTTTGAATATctgaaattatatattatttttaataatttattttatatttagttaaaCCGGTTCAATTATAGTTCACTTTAATTAGACTATTGAACCATTAAAAGCGGACCAGAATGAAAATTTGAAACCGTTATAACAAAAAAGTCTACCTAATCTACACTGCCTAAATCGTGAGCTTTGGCGGACTTCTGCAACAAGCCGACTATTTTTTTTAGGTCAAGGCCTTTTGTAAAAAACAAATGTGCTTGcatttggatgatttcttcgTTTTTATTTAAGTTTAGATTATGTTCTATGTTTGATTCATTAGAGATTTggagatatttaattatatgttttggatAATGTTTGTTTTACTTTGGACAatgttagttttattattttgctttaaaaaatttagttaatgattatatttattagatatttagaattataaagactttaatatttataaatttaaaaattataattttgtcttaaaaaattataaatttattgaaatcgACGGGCTGGGCCAGCCTTTAGGAACCGTCTCATTAGACGGGGCGGGCCAGCCCGTCTCACTCGACCGGTTCAATAACCGGTTTGGTTCTTGTAACCTTGCTATTAACTCATTGGTTTACCCTTGAACCGAGTTTTCCGAAAGTTTGAAGCGATGACCCTGACGACCTATCAACATGGTAGTTGGCACTAAGCACAAGCACAACCTAGCTGCACCTTCACCACCAGTCTCACCACAGCCAACTACTATCATCTCCTTTTCTCCGCCTTCAAGCCATCACTGAACCCGCTGCCACTACCATCACCTATTCTCCTCTCAGCTTTCCCAGCCACACTGCGTCCTAGAAACTGATAACACTCCCATTGTATGTACCGGAATGAATCCATGAGAAGTTCTAGAACATTGTATCCTAATCTTCTTGAACGCCGTGCATTGAGAAATTGTACTCGCTGTGCTGATTGCAAATTCCATAATCTTTCAGATTCTCAGTAGTTTTCGCCGTTCGTTCAGAAGGTGGACATGGCGATGCGTGCTTCGCGCCGAGTTTTCGGTTCCCGTGGCCTCGGCTTTTACCAAAgcatttcttcatcttcttctggGGGTAGAGCTATTATGGATCCTCCTCCTGTTGTTTCTTCCAGAAGAGTAGTTGTTACTGGTAAATTCTGTTAGCTTTGCTTTTTCGATTCTGCTTGAAGAACTTTTGTTTGCACAATGTTTATCTAGCTGTGGTTGAATACTTCATGTGTTTCAATCTATCTGATAGATTAAggtgaaaaggaaaagaaaaaatcttGGTTAAGGTagaaaatgatttgatttgacaaaATAATTCTTGCATAAAATTGACCGAATGGATTACTAATAGATCAATATATTCAAGAAAGATTAGTAATCCTTTTTAGGTGTATAAATGGAAGAAAGTAATTGATCTTATTTAGATTTTATAAAATGATAGATATTTTGAAATACTGAAGTGTCAAAAGAATGATGGATAGGTTGAAAGGAAGGGAATGATACTCTCCCCATGCAAGAATTTGTAACTTGTAATTGCAGCTAAGATTATGTTCATACCTGATCACATACCAACTGTACGGTGTATCTAGTTCTCTTCAATATGCTTTGCTCCATATATACAAAAAGGAGCAGTCCAGTGCACATGCATCCTGCACTACGTGGAGTTTGGGAGAGGGCTGCATCCAAAGGGTGCAGTATAAACAAGTAACTTGATAAATGTATGAGTGACTAATTTAACTTGTAACCCTTGCTCGTATATACAATTTAGGGTAAATTATATTGAACTCTCCCAAGGTCAAGGGATACTACTATGACACCTATCTATAAAAGCCTATACTAATATTTCCTTAAGTTTATGCGACACTACACTAGTACACTTCTAACCTTGTAATCtgtattttgtaaaatgtgATTCTAATCTCTCGTGAAACATTATGGTAATTTCATTCTAGGTATGACAAGTTAAAGAGTGTTAACATAATATCACCTAAGCTCTAGGGAGATCATTTACCCCTATAATTTATATCACACATTGAAAGCTAGAATTTCAGTTCCATCATTTTGTGCACGCTTGAATTGCTTCATTGATGAGTTGTTCTTCACTTCATTTTTCATGTGCcactattttcattttcaaaatgTATTGATCTGTTTGTGCTGGTTTAGGTTTAGGCATGGTGACTCCTCTTGGATGTGGAGTTGATAAAACATGGAGGCACCTAATTGATGGTAAATGTGGAGTAAGGTCATTGGGTTTGGAAGATCTTCAGATGAGTAGTTTTGATAAAGAAACTCAGTTGAGTACATTTGATCAGTTGACATCCAAAGTTGCTGCAGTTGTTCCAACTGGAACTAATCTAGGTGAATTCAATGAGGAAATATGGCTTAACTCTAAGGTAAGTCTTGGTCACTACATTTCATATTACTATGCTACCAGATGACAGTAGCTTTAGCATCTCTCCTATTGTTTTTCATCAATTAATGGAGCTATGTAGCTTGTACGTGAACTTTTGATTAAAAGTCTATAATCTGTAGGGCTGCGTTTGTTTATAGGGACGGGACATTGAGACAGGGACACATAGTCATAAAATCGTGTTTGGCAGATGAGACATGGATACAGACATTGTGTCCATCGAcattgaattagtgtattttgtgtcatTCCTGACAGGAAGGCCACATAGATACTAACAAGAgatacaacttatttttttcattttttcttttattattgctattaatttttcataattatattttttatcattataattttcttcctaaaatttttgtatgaaaaaaatgAGAGTAAATTGGACTTTTGtaatttgttcttttttatatttaatttatcatcaaacaaaatacaaaaacactaatttttgtatcttttatcttttgtgTCATGCCTTGTCCTGTTCTCAGAATCAAACGAGCCTAGTTGTTTCAATATTGCAATGAGtcttgaataaaagagagaaatagATTCATAAATTTTCAAGAGTTCATTCAATAATGCTATGATGAGTGAGTGGCTGTCATAATATTTCAAAGGCaaatatgatatttattatattatatttctatatatatacatatatattggGTGcaatttgaactttgaagtaTTGTATTTCTCAAAATTGGAAGGCATTGGTTGTGCtggaattttaaaataatttcatgGATTAGAAACATGACTTTTTTTACTCGTATATGTGCACAAAGACAAATAGTCATTTGAATGAATGTCCAATTGTATTCTTCTCAGCTGCATGATACTTTGTAGGAAACCATgatattttgtagaatttggaAAATCATTCTTCTTGAAACATgacttttatttttagatttttttttttctgctaaAAGGAAATTcaagttctttttctttgtatAATGAAATCATGGAACCAGGAACCTCTTGCTAGTCAGTAATGTTCTCTTTAAATTTGAAGGAGAAAGTTCCCTTCCTTCCAcgaaaagagataaaaaaattggCTAGATGTTATGTATTTTCTTcaggtttttaattttatcttatatttctTTGCATTTACTCATATGTGCTGTATGGGAACCTCTATTACATATATTGATGTCATTATAGTTTTGCTACATTTCCCTTAGGACCATCGATCAATAGCCAGGTTTATAGCATATGCACTATGCGCTGCCGACGAAGCTCTTAAAGATTCTAACTGGTTTCCCACTGAGCAGGAGCACAGGGAAAGAACGGTATGCACTCTTTAATATGGCTAATGAGGAATTGTTTTTGATAGGTCCCTTGTGATGTATTTTAACTTCAAAAGAAATATCAGGGGGTGTCTATTGGTGGTGGAATTGGAAGCATTAGTGACGTCTTGGATTCTGCCCAACTGCTCTGTGAGAAGGTTTGTTTCTTAGAACTAACTTGTATCAAAGAAGTTTGATGATCTATCCTTGTTCAAGTTTTTCTCTAATAAACCATATTCTATTtggtttttacttttttctcCTCTGAATACAGCGTCTTCGTCGCCTTAGTCCATTTTTTATACCACGGATATTGGTCAACATGGCATCAGGTCACGTGAGCATGAAATATGGCTTCCAGGTATATGTGGATTCTGTGGCTTCTGGGCAGGCGATTGCATTTCCATTTATTGAATTCtctaaataagtaaatatgTGGATTTCAGGAATTGAGTTTACTTGTTTGTTGCAGGTGTAGAATAAGTTGACCTTCTATATTAAACAAATATGTCTTCTGCTTTTATGTTTCTTGATAATAAAGTATCTAGAATAACGTTATAATTTGTTAATCATACAATATTTCTTTCATATATTAGAATGTCAAAGAGTATCATACATGATATCTTATTCAGTTATTCTTAaagttgattttcttattttattttgtttcatggtttatttctttatttaagtAGGAAGAGGGTTTAGCATTGTTAATAGTTACGATTATAGTTATAATAGGAGTCAGTGTTTTTTCTCTTTGTACACACATTATATCTGGATATTTCATATCAAAATATCTGTGTTATACACTTATACTATTATTCATAATATctgttctctcttttcttcttccataTCCATAACTCATTCTGAACATAATTCAATGAGAAGTGACACCTTTCTGAATCAAAGATAAAAGATGAATAACTTTTGTCAATCAGGTGATTGGTTTGGTACTAAAACAAACATGATATATTTTATCCTGGATCGATTATAACAAATGTCAATACAAGTAAAAGAAAGCAAAGTTGTCAGTTGTTGCAGAGCTATTGGCATATTGTGTCTTAACTCTTATGATATGACCTTTATGATCATTAACAATTTTGAGCAGGTGACAAACTTGTTGCCCTTTCTGATTATAGGGTCCAAATCATGCGGCAGTTACTGCATGTGCTACTGGGGCACATTCAATTGGTGATGCAGTGAGGATGATACAATTCGGGGATGCAGATGTCATGGTGGCTGGAGGCACAGAGTCCAGCATTGATGCATTATCAATTGCAGGATTCTGCAGGTAAATTATGAGTGATGCCTTCTGTCCTTTGTTTGTTTGACTCACCTTAATGATTATGTCTGTGTCTTATTCTGTATGCTATCTTTCAACTCTAATATGAAAAATTTTGTAGGTCTAGAGCTTTGActacaaaatataattcaagCCCACAGGAAGCATCAAGGCCCTTTGATAGTGGTCGGGATGGGTTTGTGTAAGTTATTCCACATTCATTTTTTCTAATTCTgatatttcatttattttttgcaGTGGTATTTCTCTAACTTTGAATTATTGGATTGTTTGGCTTGTCTAACTTGCTATTTATTgtaatctaatattttattcagGATAGGTGAGGGTTGCGGAGTCTTGGTCTTGGAGGTTGGTTGAGAAATTTATTGTCTGTTGTCTGTCCTAACAATTCCTATTCACCTAGTTTGCTTATAatgttttatttcttgtttatttatttcccTCCATCTCTAAGGAATTCAATCATGCAAAGAATCGGGGAGCAAAAGTCTATGCAGAGGTTCGTGGCTATGGGATGTCAGGTATTTGTTGAATGTGATCTATTTAAAAGAACTTTTTCCCtctcatttttttaacataaaaaattgcTAAAAAGTTACCTGTGTTTGACCAATTCCTATTTTTCCGtgataaatattcttttttgaaAGAATATGTCAAAATTCATTCCTCATCTTGGTTATATGTTGACTTCTTTTCATACCGATTTTCACTAGGTGATGCACATCATATCACTCAACCTCCGAATGATGGGAGAGGTGCTATTTTAGCTATGACTCATGCTTTAAGACAGGTTTCCTTTGACGATCCTTGAATGTGTATTTATTTGTGAAGTTATCATTTTAGATTTTATGTTGGCTGAGCTCCCAACTGTGCACATATACATTTTGATACATGTCCTCAATGTTTGACTTTCTTTGTCTCCCCCTTGATATAGAAATTTTGAGATATAATCTCCATTTCACTTCAGTGTCTGATTGAATGGGAAGGTTtcttacacacacacacacacacaaagcTGTATAGGTTAGATGTTAGTTAAGTTCAAATGTGAAATGaaattattacataaaaaagagtaaaagaTTAGATACTTCAGTGTTTTTGGTATTTATTGCTTGAGAGCACTCCGGATTCATTTAGCAGAAATTATAAGTGATGTCAGTATTCAAAATGGAAGAATAAAGAAGATTCAAAGTACTAGAACGACTTATTACATCATAGGATTCCACCTAAGATATATGAAGCCAAAATAGGGAACTCGATCCATAGTTGGATGGAAGGACCTATTTATATTAGTTGCATTGCTGGTGGTTGTAATGGGATCAGTTGAAGCGGTGCAGAATCTTTCTATCTAATTCTGGATTGAATTCTGTATTTTTGTATCCATATATCTTAGGTAGAGCATTTTTATGCATCTTTtcggaaaaaaaaagttatgtaTCTAGTATTTGTATCATAACCTCCATGCTTCCATTGCGATACCAAAATCAGTTTGTATCAGAGAGCGCTTTTGTGCTTTCCGTTTCTAGTAGTTGCTGTCATCAAGGTGGACCCATCAACATGATATCAAAATGGAAGATCGAAGGAGAAAATATACAATCCGGTGCACAAGCACCCCGAACTGCCGCAGGGTCTGGGAAGGGTCATACGcaaaataagaatttaatttagagTTGGATGGAAGGATTATCTCTTGCTTAATACTAGTAGTGGTGTGACCCACACTTTATCTGGACCATTTATTATATTCTCTTTCTCCATAGCTTATAATATAGTGATTGTGAGACATCTATTAATACTAAAGAATTTCCTAGCTTTGGAATTACAAACTTTATTCTTCTGAAAGACGCAAACCACATGATAAAATGACGCATGGGAAATTGTTCTTTAACACTTGCAAACCTGCTGGTAGACTTTGATGTCTTTGATGATTAAAAGCTAAACTTTTAGGGCCCAGACTGTAATCATTGTTTAGTCTCTGATGTTGTTAGCATAGTCTATACTATAGGGACTATAGAGATTAGACAATCTTCATTTTAAATGACAATTTGTTAATCAATTGCAGTCTGGCCTTCATCCTTCTGAAGTGGATTACATAAATGCGCATGCTACATCTACTCCGTTGGGTAAGTGAAGTGGAGCTTTACAACTTGCGGCAAATTTGAGCTTGAATATTGAATATCGAATATCATATTACTTTTATCTCTGGATGTTTGTTCCTAACTTCCTATATTATAAGTTATATAACCACGAACCAATATACAGGTGATGTGATAGAAGCTAATGCTATCAAAACCATATTCTCTGGCCATGCAAATTCGTCTGCTTTGGCCTTCTCCTCTACGAAGGTAAAAGATATTTCAAGCTCTTTGACCAACAAATTATGCTTGTCTGACTGTCTTCATAATCTGAGTACTAGTCCAAGAAGTGCATTATATGTCCGAACCTTCTCACCCTGCAAACAcccttttcttctttgttttcttttctcttctcattTGGGTTGGATAATTCATTTTTATTCCAAAGCATGCTAAATGAAGTTGAtgacatattttatatttcatggAGCACAGGGGGCTATAGGTCATCTTCTAGGTGCTGCTGGAGCCGTTGAAGCAATTTTTTCTGTTTTGGCTATACAACATGTAAGCAACTTATTTTTGTTGGAAATGTGCATCTATATCATacatgttgcagggagaatctTGTGACTCTTGCTTTTATGCTTTGATTAAAGGCAGTTGCTGTATGTGTGTTCTAATATGTTGGTCCTATGATGTTCTAAACTTCTGTTGACAGGGAATTGCTCCATTAACTCTTAATTTAACCAAGCCAGATCCTGTATTCGCCCATCGTTTCATGCCATTGACTGCTTCAAAAGAGATGCCAATTAGAGTTGCTATGTCAAACTCTTTTGGATTTGGAGGAACAAATGCATCCCTACTTTTTGCTTCTGTTGGATCAGACCGATAACTTACTACAACTCGTTCCTTTGGAAATTATCCTACAGGTGCTGATTGAATCCTCTTCACATTCTAGATGCTGATGAGAGTTAGATGGTCTAAATTCTTGGTTGCATACATGCCCGAAGTTTTTCGTGCTGCCATATGCATGTGAATGCTGCTATCGCTTTTGCGAGTCAAAGTTTTAATCAGGTTTGATGAATTGTTTGGAGCAAAGCATTGTTTGAGAGTCAGCCCTTCATGAAAATGGTTTTTTTCTAGAGTTCCAAAAGTTAAAAAGGGTATTTTCATAATATTATAGGTCTATAGAACTAATTTTTTAGCAGTTTCTTCATAACATTAAGGAAGCCAAACTGGTCATCATACTGGATGATGGTCATGAGTTGAGTTGGACAAAATTTTTGTTAGGATTAATGCTGTTTTATTCTGAATAATTGAAGTGGAAAATGTTTTGgttaatcaaattttgaaaattaagttcTAGTTATAAGGGATTCACTGTGGCAAAGAATTACATGTTTATTTCTTGGAACAATGAAtattatatgaatttaattttaatatactttcAATAAggtcatataaataaaaataattactttttatattgaCCGTATGAATGGTCACTCAAAAGAACAGATATGATTGGACGGTTGTATAAAATGTTTTATACTGTTAGTACGGTAAAATTAAGTTCGCTATATATTTGGAGACAGGATAAAATGGTTAACTATGTGAAACTGTGCAAGTACcaaattaagataataatgaGAAATAATTACGAAGAAATTAAGTTAGGTATTGTGGCATATTGGTGATGCGTGAAATGATGTTTGgtttgaagataaaaaaaataaatctcttTAGAAGTCATCTATCTACCTGTGCCATGAAAAAACAGTAACAGCATTACACATCGGACATTCTACCGTACAACAGATGAGTGGAACTAAAGTGTTCCAGAAAGGCTTAtgtttgttttagtttatttattttttctttaaaaaataaaaattaaaatacatttaaCATATTTGTatcattttattataattaagatctccaatttattattattttttattttcttttttaagttgAAACAAACTTATCCATAATGATGATGAGGTTCTAAAGTATTATTACTGACAATCTGAAATGAAGCAAATTACATCAGGAAATGTTTACCTATAGCGATAGAAACCCATACATATTGAAAACTATTGGTGAAATTTACAAGTTTATGAATTTTAATTGGTCCTACCCAATCTAAAAAGAACGGAATAACAAGTTCAATTTCTGTAGAATTTCCTTTAATAAAAGTCAAAAGTAACAATAAAGAGATGAGagtgtttgtattttttaaagacaaatagtaattttcattttttggtaTAATCACATTCGTGTACCTTAATCATTTCATACCACTAGTCAACTATGTGTTGATTAAAAATACACACACAATTAATGACCATGAATATTAAGGGGTTCATGCAAGTGTGTTTtctgaaaaataaaacttaataatagTAACATTTTTGGTTGGTACTATGTCTTAAATcagttagaatttaaaattttgtattttgggAGTTTCATCAATGTGTTTACATCTGTTGATAAGATACATAAATTGAAAACtttaaagagtttaattttgatgtattgatagtgtaaaatattttatagcaATCATAACTATTTTTTAGATGATTATTCACGCGGTCAATTTGCTAATGTGACGTTATGTGATTAGATGTACGTATAAAACGGTTTTACATTGAcaatgcattaaaattaaattcaaattttaaaccataaaaacatgctttttaataTTTGGAAATGAAAAAGTACTGGGGCCAACTCTCTTATAAGCTAACTCAGCCAGCTACTCTCTAAATCTAGTTTTGAAGTTCAAAAAATTAGGTTTTACACTCTGCATATCCGTGCTGTATAGTCCCAAGTTATAAATCACTCACTATACGCACTTGCATCCTCTCTCTTCCACTTCTCCTCCCGTTGATCGCGTCATTGACGTTTGTCACTGTTGACGTCTACCTCCAGCCCCTATTGCGCCGTCGTCGCCCATCGTGCTGCCCCCTATTCCTTCTCATTTATGAGAAACACCGAGAGAAGAGAGATTCACATAAAAGGGAAAAAGGGGGTAAACGTTTCCAAAATTCAATCGTCCATAATTTTCAATtcagagctctgattgatgagCCATCAGCAGTCACGTGTTTGTTTCGGAATTCTCTTTAATTCTATCTGAACAAAGTGGTAAGAAATTAACATTTCTCTCCCAGTTCTCCCTCTCCTGAATTTCGTGATTTTAGGATTTGGATATCAAGGAATTGAATGATTTTGATAGTTTAGATAAACTCTAGCAGCGGATAATCACTGAGTTTTGTCCAATAGATCCGTGAGTAAGGTAAGAAACTGTTAAACCCTTGTGAATTGTTGAAATCGTTGAATTAGTGAATCCTAtgatgattatagtgatattatttgaattagaTTGTGTTCTTGTTGATTTGGAGTTCAATTGGGCGGTTTGAAACAAAATCCGGGTGATTAAGTTTGAGGAATTGATGTTTGAAAGCTTGGAGCTTGTAAAAAGAGAGGTTTTTGAGGTGTTCCGAGCCTAGGGAGGAATCGGCCaatgtatgattttggtttctcgtagttaatgtttaatgtctcgtgaaaacttaggctagaagacCCTAAGATAGGAATGAACTAAATGAATTATTGATGGACTGTGAAAATGGTATATGATGTGTGATTTGATTTTGTGAATGGTTTGTTATTGGAGTTGGTTGATTTTTAGAAaagaattaatattaaaaattactttgattttgaaataattcaatactggaaatgatttgaatgaTTTAGAGGTGTTTAGTTTGGTagttgggacccttgaagggtggcagAAGTTTGAGATTTAGAGATGctgctaaaatttttataaaaaatagaagtgTCGTTTGAAGTGATTATTTAGAAAGAATTGGTTTTAAGGAttatatgttttaagtttgatttatttagaaaaaaagaattatattttgagTTTAAATTATAGATGGATGGAATGGGAGGTGTGATAATGAGGAATGATAATAGTAATAATGATGAATTTGAGATTCAATGAGATAtgaaatgatgatgataatcaaTTTAAGAGCATATGAGACTTGCAAAAATTGAGATAAATTGTTGACGATCTATATGTAAGTTGTGACCAGGCACTTTAACTCCCTGAGTTTTCCATtgggcatgcatatatataagAATTTGAGCTTGGGATTTTGTCTCTCTCCATGGATGAGCTAGGGATTTTTCTCAtggatattattgagcttggagaaGCGCGCAgagggactgtccaatggttagctaccaggacatatcgggttggctgtataaccgatagat
This sequence is a window from Arachis duranensis cultivar V14167 chromosome 2, aradu.V14167.gnm2.J7QH, whole genome shotgun sequence. Protein-coding genes within it:
- the LOC107473930 gene encoding 3-oxoacyl-[acyl-carrier-protein] synthase, mitochondrial, giving the protein MAMRASRRVFGSRGLGFYQSISSSSSGGRAIMDPPPVVSSRRVVVTGLGMVTPLGCGVDKTWRHLIDGKCGVRSLGLEDLQMSSFDKETQLSTFDQLTSKVAAVVPTGTNLGEFNEEIWLNSKDHRSIARFIAYALCAADEALKDSNWFPTEQEHRERTGVSIGGGIGSISDVLDSAQLLCEKRLRRLSPFFIPRILVNMASGHVSMKYGFQGPNHAAVTACATGAHSIGDAVRMIQFGDADVMVAGGTESSIDALSIAGFCRSRALTTKYNSSPQEASRPFDSGRDGFVIGEGCGVLVLEEFNHAKNRGAKVYAEVRGYGMSGDAHHITQPPNDGRGAILAMTHALRQSGLHPSEVDYINAHATSTPLGDVIEANAIKTIFSGHANSSALAFSSTKGAIGHLLGAAGAVEAIFSVLAIQHGIAPLTLNLTKPDPVFAHRFMPLTASKEMPIRVAMSNSFGFGGTNASLLFASVGSDR